One segment of Cyanobacterium sp. T60_A2020_053 DNA contains the following:
- a CDS encoding 50S ribosomal protein L3 gives MSLGVLGTKLGMTTIFDQETGKAIPVTVVQAGPCRVTQIKTKEKDGYVALQIGYDELPDRTRTLNTKEPKEVNKYLSSGEYGHLATKGLPALRHLKEYHVDDVSTYEIGQTIGADLFNEGDIVDVGGKTIGRGFSGYQKRHNFKRGNMTHGSKNHRLPGSTGAGTTPGRTYPGKRMAGRYGNTNVKIRKLTVVKVDAERNLLLIKGAIPGKTGNLVSITPATIVGQQ, from the coding sequence GTGAGCTTAGGTGTACTTGGTACAAAACTAGGCATGACCACAATCTTCGACCAAGAAACAGGAAAAGCTATTCCTGTCACAGTTGTTCAAGCCGGTCCATGTCGAGTTACTCAAATCAAAACTAAAGAAAAAGACGGTTATGTTGCCTTACAGATCGGCTACGACGAGTTACCAGATCGCACCAGAACCTTAAATACCAAAGAACCGAAAGAAGTTAATAAATATTTAAGTAGTGGTGAATACGGTCACTTGGCAACCAAAGGACTTCCAGCCCTTCGTCACCTCAAAGAATATCATGTCGATGATGTTAGCACCTACGAAATAGGTCAAACTATCGGAGCTGATTTATTCAATGAAGGCGATATTGTGGATGTCGGTGGTAAAACCATCGGTAGAGGATTCTCTGGTTATCAAAAGCGTCATAACTTCAAAAGAGGTAACATGACCCACGGTTCTAAAAACCATCGTCTGCCCGGTTCGACGGGCGCTGGGACAACTCCCGGGCGCACCTACCCCGGTAAAAGAATGGCTGGTCGTTATGGCAACACGAACGTAAAAATTCGTAAATTAACCGTAGTAAAAGTAGATGCCGAGCGCAACTTACTTTTAATTAAAGGAGCAATACCCGGTAAAACCGGCAATTTAGTTAGTATTACCCCCGCCACCATTGTCGGGCAACAGTAA